In Tripterygium wilfordii isolate XIE 37 chromosome 15, ASM1340144v1, whole genome shotgun sequence, one DNA window encodes the following:
- the LOC120016125 gene encoding LIM domain-containing protein WLIM1-like produces the protein MATFGGTTQKCKACDKTVYLVDQLTADNKVYHKACFRCHHCKGTLKLSNYSSFEGVLYCKPHFDQLFKMTGSLDKSFEGTPKTVRVDRSADQNNTNSKVSSMFAGTQDKCVGCKKTVYPIEKVAVDGKSYHKACFRCTHGGCVISPSNYVAHEHRLYCRHHHNQLFKEKGNFSQLDKHEDSKEVIENKVAE, from the exons ATGGCAACATTTGGAGGGACAACCCAGAAGTGTAAAGCATGCGATAAGACTGTCTACTTGGTTGATCAACTCACTGCAGATAATAAAGTCTACCACAAAGCCTGTTTCAGATGCCACCATTGCAAGGGCACACTCAAG CTGAGTAACTATTCCTCATTTGAGGGTGTTTTGTATTGCAAGCCCCACTTTGATCAACTTTTTAAGATGACTGGAAGCTTGGACAAAAGTTTTGAAG gAACTCCAAAAACTGTTAGAGTTGATAGATCTGCTGATCAG AATAACACTAACAGCAAAGTTTCAAGCATGTTTGCTGGTACGCAAGACAAATGTGTTGGTTGCAAGAAAACTGTGTATCCAATTGAGAAG GTGGCAGTTGATGGAAAATCATACCACAAGGCTTGTTTCAGGTGCACCCATGGTGGATGCGTGATCAGCCCATCAAATTACGTGGCACATGAGCATCGACTCTACTGTAGACACCACCACAACCAACTTTTCAAGGAGAAGGGAAACTTTAGCCAGCTTGACAAGCATGAAGATTCTAAAGAGGTGATTGAGAACAAGGTAGCCGAGTAA
- the LOC120016126 gene encoding uncharacterized protein LOC120016126, whose amino-acid sequence MGNCQAIDAATLVIQHPNGKVEKFYWPLTANEVMKMNPGHYVALLLSTTLCPSGDLCSSANNENPVRLTRIKLLRPTDTLVLGQVYKLITTQEVMKGMSAKKFAKMKKTQSDSVEKIETRRSDKQEENQVTKQRTKTASPANSATTARSRTWQPKLQSISEAGS is encoded by the exons ATGGGGAATTGCCAAGCAATTGATGCAGCAACACTAGTGATCCAACACCCAAATGGCAAGGTAGAGAAATTCTACTGGCCTTTGACTGCTAATGAGGTCATGAAGATGAACCCAGGTCACTATGTAGCTCTTCTTCTCTCCACAACCTTGTGTCCTTCTGGTGATCTATGCAGCAGTGCAAACAATGAAAACCCAGTTCGCTTAACCCGGATTAAGCTCCTCAGACCCACTGATACTCTTGTTCTTGGACAAGTTTATAAGCTCATCACCACTCAAG AGGTGATGAAAGGTATGTCTGCAAAGAAATTTGCAAAGATGAAGAAAACCCAGTCAGATTCTGTAGAGAAGATTGAAACGAGAAGATCTGATAAACAAGAGGAAAATCAG GTGACCAAACAGAGAACAAAGACAGCAAGCCCAGCTAACTCTGCCACTACTGCCAGATCAAGAACATGGCAACCCAAGTTACAGAGCATCTCTGAGGCTGGAAGCTAA